One Amorphoplanes digitatis genomic window carries:
- a CDS encoding carbohydrate ABC transporter permease: MRSRLRLLMLIVILAVVLYPLAWMVGTSFKSPQEIASNIGLIPTEFTPGNFTAGWQKFDVGFGRFFMNSAMVSALTVVGNTLSCLLAAYAFGRLKFRGRKFWFAIMIATLLLPGHVLIIPQYILFRTLGWVGGDWPYLPLLVPQFLATEAFFVFLIVQFMRGIPRELDEAAKIDGASPYKVFRHVILPLSRPALVTTAIFSFIWTWNDFFRQLVYLSELQDYTAPVALTLFIDSTSESSVGPMFAMSLLSLVPVFMFFVAFQRMLVEGINTSGLKG; the protein is encoded by the coding sequence ATGCGTAGCCGGCTGCGCCTGCTCATGCTGATCGTCATCCTGGCGGTCGTGCTCTACCCGCTGGCCTGGATGGTCGGCACCTCGTTCAAGTCGCCGCAGGAGATCGCCAGCAACATCGGGCTGATTCCCACGGAGTTCACGCCGGGCAACTTCACCGCGGGCTGGCAGAAGTTCGACGTCGGCTTCGGCCGGTTCTTCATGAACAGCGCGATGGTCTCCGCGCTGACCGTGGTCGGCAACACGCTGTCCTGCCTGCTGGCCGCGTACGCGTTCGGCCGGCTGAAGTTCCGCGGCCGCAAGTTCTGGTTCGCCATCATGATCGCCACCCTGCTGCTGCCCGGGCACGTGCTGATCATTCCGCAGTACATCCTGTTCCGGACGCTCGGCTGGGTCGGCGGCGACTGGCCGTACCTGCCGCTGCTGGTGCCGCAGTTCCTGGCCACCGAGGCGTTCTTCGTGTTCCTCATCGTGCAGTTCATGCGGGGCATCCCGCGCGAGCTGGACGAGGCCGCCAAGATCGACGGCGCGTCGCCGTACAAGGTGTTCAGGCACGTCATCCTGCCGCTGAGCCGCCCGGCGCTGGTGACCACGGCGATCTTCTCGTTCATCTGGACCTGGAACGACTTCTTCCGGCAGCTTGTCTACCTCTCCGAGCTGCAGGACTACACGGCGCCGGTGGCGCTGACCCTGTTCATCGACTCGACGAGCGAGAGCTCGGTCGGCCCGATGTTCGCGATGTCGCTGCTGTCGCTGGTCCCGGTGTTCATGTTCTTCGTGGCGTTCCAGCGCATGCTCGTCGAGGGCATCAACACCAGCGGGCTCAAGGGATGA
- a CDS encoding carbohydrate ABC transporter permease yields MTTVRPAHSRLRTVPAGPAERQGPRGRRRHSENLPGYVFLSPWLLGLFAITAIPMLLSLYLSFTDYDVLTPLSEANWVGWDNYKRMFTADPSYWHAVAVTCTFAFVAVPLKLAAALGVAMLLNRGIRGIGVFRGLFYLPSLLGGSVALAIVWVNMFNRDGAFNSFLGLFGIEGAPWVNDPAWALETLMLLAIWQFGAPMVIFLAGLKQVPTELYEAASVDGAGSWRQFRNVTLPMLSPVIFFNLVLETINGFQGFTSAFVLSNGTGGPVDSTLMYTLDLYIKGFVELDMGYASAMAWVFLLAIGLITVVLFRTGRFWVHYSDGEDR; encoded by the coding sequence GTGACCACGGTGCGACCGGCACACAGCCGACTCCGGACCGTCCCAGCGGGCCCTGCCGAACGGCAGGGCCCGCGCGGGCGGCGCAGGCACAGCGAGAACCTGCCGGGGTACGTATTCCTCTCGCCCTGGCTGCTCGGGCTGTTCGCGATCACGGCGATCCCGATGCTGCTCTCGCTCTACCTCAGCTTCACCGACTACGACGTGCTCACCCCGCTCTCGGAGGCGAACTGGGTGGGCTGGGACAACTACAAGCGGATGTTCACCGCCGACCCGTCCTACTGGCACGCGGTCGCCGTCACCTGCACGTTCGCGTTCGTCGCCGTGCCGCTGAAGCTGGCCGCCGCGCTGGGGGTGGCGATGCTGCTGAACCGCGGAATCCGCGGCATCGGCGTGTTTCGAGGGCTGTTCTACCTGCCGTCGCTGCTCGGCGGCAGCGTGGCGCTGGCCATCGTCTGGGTGAACATGTTCAACCGCGACGGCGCCTTCAACTCCTTCCTCGGCCTGTTCGGCATCGAGGGCGCGCCCTGGGTGAACGACCCGGCCTGGGCGCTGGAGACCCTGATGCTGCTGGCCATCTGGCAGTTCGGCGCCCCGATGGTGATCTTCCTGGCCGGCCTCAAGCAGGTGCCGACCGAGCTGTACGAGGCCGCCTCGGTCGACGGCGCCGGGTCCTGGCGGCAGTTCCGCAACGTGACCCTGCCCATGCTGTCCCCGGTGATCTTCTTCAACCTGGTGCTGGAGACGATCAACGGTTTCCAGGGCTTCACGTCCGCCTTCGTGCTCAGCAACGGCACCGGCGGGCCCGTCGACTCGACCCTGATGTACACCCTGGACCTCTACATCAAGGGCTTCGTCGAGCTGGACATGGGCTACGCCTCGGCGATGGCCTGGGTGTTCCTGCTGGCCATCGGGCTGATCACGGTGGTGCTGTTCCGCACCGGCCGGTTCTGGGTCCACTACTCCGACGGCGAGGACCGCTGA
- a CDS encoding ABC transporter substrate-binding protein — protein sequence MHPDKTPTAGARTTRGHRTATRRRLLAAALVIPLALGGAAACGGDDSSDGKIELSIFWWGAEKRAELTEKALDLYHSKHPEVTFKKTWQANQGYFDKLATLTAGGNAPDIFQIDDNYIAEYAGRNVTLDFTPYAGDGRLDLSKFPPGLRDYGKVDGKLAGVAFGENTQGLVFDKTLLDKNKLPAPTTGMSWDDFITWAANVSKVAKVPGTQDPSAVYQAFWVWLRQQGKDLYQGKELGFTEQDVTAWFELWKGARARGATPTPDVIHEGNATDISKQLVVTGKAGTSWVWANQMPELKKNTENDLNVIAYPGDQKAQWARASMYFSVFSGSPEKDAAVDVVNFLANDPEAGLILGTERGLPSNLDIRKAVEESTTDPAMKQTIAFQNELGKTFGPAPAVPLKGHSKVRSELVRIAEEVQFARQTPAQGAAAFVAAAKAAIGQG from the coding sequence ATGCACCCCGACAAGACCCCGACGGCGGGCGCGCGAACCACGCGCGGTCACCGTACCGCGACCAGGCGACGGCTCCTCGCCGCGGCCCTGGTCATACCCCTGGCCCTCGGCGGCGCCGCCGCCTGTGGCGGCGACGACTCCAGCGACGGCAAGATCGAGCTGTCCATCTTCTGGTGGGGCGCCGAGAAGCGCGCCGAGCTGACCGAGAAGGCGCTCGACCTGTACCACTCCAAGCACCCCGAGGTCACCTTCAAGAAGACCTGGCAGGCCAACCAGGGCTACTTCGACAAGCTCGCCACGCTCACCGCGGGCGGCAACGCGCCCGACATCTTCCAGATCGACGACAACTACATCGCCGAGTACGCCGGCCGCAACGTCACCCTCGACTTCACCCCGTACGCGGGCGACGGCCGGCTCGACCTGTCCAAGTTCCCGCCCGGCCTGCGCGACTACGGCAAGGTGGACGGCAAGCTCGCCGGCGTCGCGTTCGGCGAGAACACCCAGGGCCTGGTCTTCGACAAGACCCTGCTGGACAAGAACAAGCTGCCCGCGCCGACGACCGGGATGAGCTGGGACGACTTCATCACCTGGGCGGCGAACGTCTCCAAGGTCGCCAAGGTGCCCGGCACGCAGGACCCGAGCGCCGTCTACCAGGCCTTCTGGGTCTGGCTGCGCCAGCAGGGCAAGGACCTCTACCAGGGCAAGGAGCTCGGCTTCACCGAGCAGGACGTCACCGCCTGGTTCGAGCTCTGGAAGGGCGCCCGCGCCCGCGGCGCCACGCCGACCCCGGACGTCATCCACGAGGGCAACGCCACCGACATCAGCAAGCAGCTGGTGGTCACCGGCAAGGCCGGCACCTCCTGGGTCTGGGCCAACCAGATGCCGGAGCTGAAGAAGAACACCGAGAACGACCTGAACGTCATCGCCTACCCCGGCGACCAGAAGGCGCAGTGGGCCCGCGCCTCGATGTACTTCTCGGTGTTCAGCGGCAGCCCGGAGAAGGACGCGGCCGTCGACGTGGTGAACTTCCTGGCCAACGACCCGGAGGCCGGCCTGATCCTCGGCACCGAGCGGGGCCTGCCGTCCAACCTCGACATCCGCAAGGCGGTCGAGGAGAGCACCACCGACCCGGCCATGAAGCAGACCATCGCGTTCCAGAACGAGCTCGGCAAGACCTTCGGGCCCGCTCCGGCCGTACCGTTGAAGGGTCACAGCAAGGTGCGCAGCGAGCTGGTGCGGATCGCCGAGGAGGTCCAGTTCGCGCGGCAGACGCCGGCGCAGGGCGCCGCGGCGTTCGTCGCCGCCGCCAAGGCCGCCATCGGGCAGGGCTGA
- a CDS encoding LacI family DNA-binding transcriptional regulator, which yields MPATIRDVARESGVHISTVSRTFSAPHLVNPETRTRVLACAEQLGYRPNRAARALITGRTYNVGLIVADIANPFFPPLIKAAESQARQRDYHIFVADSNEDAAVEEDLVRALAKQVDGILLCSPRMSNSLIELLSREVPLVVVNRAIAGLPTVVMDVAQGARLAVEHLAGLGHRSIGLIAGPRGSWTSKEIRRSAATATRAADAELVVIGPNPPTEHGGAATAEQVLRSGVTAVLAYNDLMAIGLIQGLHALRVRVPEDISVVGIDDIALSRLIHPKLTTVATPAAAAGRAAVDMLLAHGDDRRTTAHASLQTELVIRDSTGPGPDPHSHADPGYAAAAAPDAVASYAKE from the coding sequence GTGCCAGCCACGATTCGCGACGTCGCACGGGAGTCCGGAGTGCACATCTCCACGGTCTCCCGGACGTTCTCGGCGCCGCACCTGGTCAACCCGGAGACCCGGACCCGCGTGCTGGCCTGCGCCGAGCAGCTCGGCTACCGGCCCAACCGGGCGGCCCGGGCGCTGATCACCGGCCGCACGTACAACGTCGGCCTGATCGTGGCCGACATCGCCAACCCGTTCTTCCCGCCCCTGATCAAGGCCGCGGAGAGCCAGGCCCGGCAGCGGGACTACCACATCTTCGTCGCCGACTCCAATGAGGACGCCGCGGTCGAGGAGGACCTGGTCCGCGCGCTGGCCAAGCAGGTCGACGGCATCCTGCTGTGCAGCCCGCGGATGAGCAACAGCCTGATCGAGCTGCTCAGCCGGGAGGTGCCGCTGGTCGTCGTCAACCGGGCGATCGCCGGCCTGCCCACGGTCGTCATGGACGTGGCGCAGGGCGCCCGGCTCGCGGTCGAGCACCTGGCCGGGCTCGGCCACCGCTCGATCGGCCTCATCGCCGGACCGCGCGGCTCCTGGACCAGCAAGGAGATCCGCCGCTCGGCGGCGACCGCGACCCGGGCCGCCGACGCCGAACTCGTCGTCATCGGCCCCAACCCGCCCACCGAGCACGGCGGCGCGGCAACGGCCGAGCAGGTCCTGCGCAGCGGCGTCACCGCCGTGCTCGCCTACAACGACCTCATGGCCATCGGCCTCATCCAGGGCCTGCACGCGCTCCGCGTGCGGGTACCCGAGGACATCAGCGTCGTCGGCATCGACGACATCGCGCTGAGCCGCCTGATCCACCCCAAGCTGACCACGGTGGCGACACCTGCCGCCGCCGCGGGACGGGCGGCCGTCGACATGCTCCTAGCGCACGGCGACGACCGCCGCACCACCGCACACGCGAGCCTTCAGACCGAACTGGTCATCCGCGACTCGACGGGACCGGGCCCGGATCCGCACAGCCATGCGGATCCGGGCTACGCGGCTGCCGCCGCCCCCGACGCTGTCGCCTCCTACGCCAAGGAGTGA
- a CDS encoding Gfo/Idh/MocA family protein, with amino-acid sequence MFVRALALDHAGTAELVGLADVNPARMAAHNRWLAELGVKPVPTCAPAGFAAMLRAERVDEVLVTSVDRTHAEYVVAALDAGCDVITEKPMTVDVDGCRRILDAVERTGRRVSVAFNYRFNPLHEAVREVLAAGEIGEIGSVHFEWLLDVRHGADYFRRWHREKANSGGLLVHKSGHHFDLVNWWLGAAPAQVYAAGRLFFYGENGRRHGYARDYPRAHGHPAAQGDPFALSLRDNPRLRELYLDAEADDGYRRDVNVFAPGVTIEDDLAVLVRYDSGATMTYHLTAYAPWEGYRVMFNGSRGRLELEVVESDHVSPGGAREVKGAALHGVTEAVEHGRAALTVRPFWAPPREVPLPAAYSRGGHGGADTRMTAVLFGAAEDPMHRSATARDGALALLTGLAANRSIETGAPVRVADLLDLP; translated from the coding sequence ATGTTCGTGCGCGCGCTGGCGCTCGACCACGCCGGCACGGCCGAGCTGGTCGGCCTCGCCGACGTCAACCCGGCCCGGATGGCGGCGCACAACCGCTGGCTGGCGGAGCTCGGCGTCAAGCCGGTGCCCACCTGCGCGCCGGCCGGGTTCGCGGCGATGCTGCGCGCGGAGCGGGTCGACGAGGTGCTTGTCACCAGCGTCGACCGCACGCACGCCGAGTACGTGGTCGCCGCGCTCGACGCCGGCTGCGACGTGATCACCGAGAAGCCGATGACCGTCGACGTCGACGGCTGCCGGCGCATCCTCGACGCGGTCGAGCGGACCGGCCGGCGGGTGTCGGTCGCCTTCAACTACCGCTTCAACCCGCTGCACGAGGCGGTGCGGGAGGTCCTCGCAGCCGGCGAGATCGGCGAGATCGGCTCGGTCCACTTCGAATGGCTGCTCGACGTGCGGCACGGCGCCGACTACTTCCGGCGCTGGCACCGCGAGAAGGCCAACTCCGGCGGGCTGCTGGTGCACAAGTCGGGTCACCACTTCGACCTGGTCAACTGGTGGCTCGGCGCCGCGCCGGCGCAGGTGTACGCCGCCGGCCGGCTCTTCTTCTACGGTGAGAACGGGCGCCGGCACGGCTACGCCCGCGACTATCCGCGCGCGCACGGGCATCCCGCCGCGCAGGGCGATCCGTTCGCGCTGAGCCTTCGGGACAACCCGCGCCTGCGGGAGCTCTACCTGGACGCCGAGGCCGACGACGGCTACCGGCGCGACGTGAACGTCTTCGCGCCCGGCGTGACGATCGAGGACGACCTGGCGGTGCTCGTGCGCTACGACTCCGGCGCCACGATGACCTACCACCTGACGGCGTACGCGCCCTGGGAGGGCTACCGGGTCATGTTCAACGGCAGCCGGGGCCGCCTCGAGCTCGAGGTGGTGGAGAGCGACCACGTCAGCCCGGGCGGGGCGCGCGAGGTCAAGGGCGCCGCGCTGCACGGCGTCACCGAGGCCGTCGAGCACGGCCGGGCCGCGCTGACCGTCCGGCCGTTCTGGGCGCCGCCGCGCGAGGTGCCGCTGCCCGCGGCGTACTCACGCGGCGGGCACGGCGGCGCGGACACCCGGATGACCGCCGTGCTGTTCGGCGCCGCCGAGGACCCCATGCACCGCTCCGCCACCGCCCGTGACGGCGCCCTCGCGCTGCTCACCGGCCTCGCCGCCAACCGCTCCATCGAGACCGGAGCCCCGGTCCGCGTCGCGGACCTGCTCGACCTGCCCTGA
- the uxaC gene encoding glucuronate isomerase yields MSDLLFAAEPRQRDIARELYALARDLPLISPHGHVDPGLLAGDEPFGDPARLLIVPDHYVTRMLLSQGIPLARLGVPSRTGVPVEQDPRAIWRLLAENWYLFRGTPSRLWLERTLSTVFGVDTRLGPDTADQIYDTVAERLAEPAFRPRALFERFGIEVLATTESPLDDLSRHAKLAADGWGGPGGRVITTFRPDDVVDMEFDGWASSVSRLGEITGEDTATYRGYLAALWSRRQAFQAAGATSSDHGHPTAHTTLLTSAEAARLFERGLRGRASAADAEAFRGHMLVEFARMSIEDGMVLQLHPGAVRNHNRSLHAVHGRDVGGDIPQATDYVHALAPLLEAYGNDPRLRVVLYTLDEDVFTRELAPLAGGYAALYLGAPWWFLDSPDGLRRYRDAVTETAGFYNTAGFADDTRAFCSIPVRHEVARRADAAYLARLVAEGRLPLDEAAETIADLAYHLPKKVFRL; encoded by the coding sequence ATGTCCGACCTGCTGTTCGCGGCCGAACCCCGGCAGCGAGACATCGCCCGGGAGCTCTACGCCCTCGCCCGGGACCTGCCGCTGATCTCACCGCACGGCCACGTCGACCCCGGCCTGCTCGCCGGCGACGAGCCGTTCGGCGATCCGGCCCGCCTGCTCATCGTCCCCGACCACTACGTCACCCGGATGCTGCTGAGCCAGGGCATCCCGCTCGCCCGCCTCGGCGTGCCCAGCCGCACCGGCGTCCCCGTCGAGCAGGACCCGCGGGCGATCTGGCGGCTGCTCGCCGAGAACTGGTACCTGTTCCGCGGCACGCCGTCGCGGCTCTGGCTGGAACGCACGCTGTCCACAGTCTTCGGCGTCGACACCCGGCTCGGACCGGACACCGCCGACCAGATCTACGACACCGTCGCGGAGCGCCTCGCCGAGCCCGCGTTCCGGCCCCGCGCGCTGTTCGAACGGTTCGGCATCGAGGTGCTGGCCACCACCGAGTCGCCGCTGGACGATCTGAGCCGGCACGCCAAGCTGGCGGCCGACGGCTGGGGCGGGCCCGGCGGCCGGGTCATCACCACGTTCCGCCCCGACGACGTGGTCGACATGGAGTTCGACGGCTGGGCCTCGTCGGTGTCCCGGCTCGGCGAGATCACCGGCGAGGACACCGCCACCTACCGCGGGTACCTCGCCGCGCTTTGGTCGCGGCGGCAGGCGTTCCAGGCCGCGGGCGCCACCTCGTCCGACCACGGCCACCCGACCGCGCACACGACGCTGCTGACCTCGGCCGAGGCGGCGCGGCTCTTCGAGCGGGGCCTGCGCGGGCGGGCGTCGGCCGCCGACGCCGAGGCGTTCCGCGGGCACATGCTCGTCGAGTTCGCCCGGATGTCGATCGAGGACGGGATGGTGCTGCAACTGCACCCCGGCGCGGTGCGCAACCACAACCGCAGCCTGCACGCCGTGCACGGCCGCGACGTCGGCGGCGACATCCCGCAGGCGACCGACTACGTGCACGCGCTCGCGCCGCTGCTGGAGGCGTACGGCAACGACCCGCGGCTGCGGGTGGTGCTCTACACGCTCGACGAGGACGTGTTCACCCGGGAGCTCGCGCCGCTCGCCGGCGGCTACGCCGCGCTGTACCTCGGCGCGCCGTGGTGGTTCCTCGACTCGCCGGACGGGCTGCGGCGCTACCGCGACGCGGTCACCGAGACCGCCGGCTTCTACAACACGGCCGGCTTCGCCGACGACACCCGGGCGTTCTGCTCCATCCCGGTCCGCCACGAGGTGGCACGCCGCGCCGACGCGGCCTACCTCGCCCGGCTCGTCGCCGAGGGCCGGCTCCCGCTCGACGAGGCCGCCGAGACCATCGCCGACCTCGCCTACCACCTGCCGAAGAAGGTGTTCCGCCTGTGA
- a CDS encoding enolase C-terminal domain-like protein yields MTRIESVDVHDVRFPTAAAGDGSDAINRGDYSATYVELRTDTTHTGAGFTFTNGRGNEITCAAVRALAHHVTGRTLAELNADPVGFHRSLTADPQLRWLGPEKGVIAMATGALVNAVWDLRAKEAGVPLWRLLAEMPTAELVACVDFHHIGDALTPAEATEILDKGQAGMAERLAELARDGFPSYTTSVGWLGYPDDKVRGLARAAYAQGWRAMKMKVGGDLDDDVRRATLIRAEIGPDALLMMDANQVWDVEEAITAMGRLAALDPYWIEEPTHADDVLGHARINRAVAGLTGGRCRVATGEVAANRVIFKQLLQAEAIGVMQVDACRVAGVNEVLAELLMAAKFGVPVCPHAGGVGLCELVQHLAVFDYLRVGTSLDGRMVEYVDHLHEHFEDPVRTSGGRYLLPDRPGYSATMRTASIAEFSFPDGPAWR; encoded by the coding sequence GTGACCAGGATCGAATCGGTCGACGTGCACGACGTGCGCTTCCCGACCGCCGCGGCCGGCGACGGCTCCGACGCGATCAACCGCGGCGACTACTCCGCGACCTACGTCGAGCTGCGCACCGACACCACGCACACCGGCGCCGGGTTCACGTTCACCAACGGGCGCGGCAACGAGATCACCTGCGCCGCCGTCCGCGCGCTGGCGCACCACGTCACCGGGCGCACCCTCGCCGAGCTGAACGCGGACCCGGTGGGTTTCCACCGGAGCCTGACCGCCGATCCGCAGCTGCGCTGGCTCGGCCCGGAGAAGGGCGTCATCGCCATGGCGACCGGCGCGCTGGTCAACGCGGTGTGGGACCTGCGGGCGAAGGAGGCGGGCGTGCCGCTGTGGCGCCTGCTCGCCGAGATGCCGACCGCGGAGCTGGTCGCCTGCGTCGACTTCCACCACATCGGCGACGCGCTCACGCCGGCCGAGGCCACCGAGATCCTGGACAAGGGCCAGGCCGGCATGGCGGAGCGGCTGGCCGAGCTGGCCCGCGACGGATTCCCGTCCTACACCACCTCGGTGGGGTGGCTCGGCTACCCCGACGACAAGGTCCGCGGCCTGGCCCGGGCGGCGTACGCGCAGGGCTGGCGTGCGATGAAGATGAAGGTCGGCGGCGACCTCGACGACGACGTGCGCCGGGCCACGCTGATCCGCGCGGAGATCGGCCCGGACGCGCTGCTGATGATGGACGCCAACCAGGTGTGGGACGTCGAGGAGGCGATCACGGCGATGGGCCGGCTGGCCGCGCTGGACCCGTACTGGATCGAGGAGCCGACCCACGCCGACGACGTGCTCGGCCACGCCCGGATCAACCGGGCGGTCGCCGGGCTCACCGGCGGGCGCTGCCGGGTGGCGACCGGCGAGGTCGCCGCGAACCGGGTGATCTTCAAGCAGCTGCTGCAGGCCGAGGCGATCGGCGTCATGCAGGTCGACGCCTGCCGGGTCGCCGGGGTCAACGAGGTGCTCGCCGAGCTGCTGATGGCCGCCAAGTTCGGCGTGCCGGTCTGCCCGCACGCCGGCGGGGTCGGGCTCTGCGAGCTGGTGCAGCACCTGGCCGTCTTCGACTACCTGCGGGTGGGCACCTCCCTGGACGGACGGATGGTCGAGTACGTGGATCACCTGCACGAGCACTTCGAGGACCCGGTACGCACCAGCGGCGGCCGCTACCTGCTGCCGGACCGGCCCGGATACAGCGCCACCATGCGTACCGCGTCCATCGCCGAGTTCTCCTTCCCCGACGGCCCGGCATGGCGGTGA
- a CDS encoding mannitol dehydrogenase family protein, which translates to MAVTTAPLLGLATLGRLPEQSRPLLRPGSVPAGIVHLGLGAFHRAHQAVYTEEAVAAAGGDWGIVGVSPRSGTIVADLLAQDRLFSVTTLSGAGPRTRVIGALAGVRHAAADPGGILALLADPAIRVVTLTVTEKAHRLDPVTGELAVDAALLTDLAAAGPPATIPGLLVRGLLARYRADAGPLAVVSCDNFASNGRRLHGMVEQARVLVPGATGGFGDWLRDSVTFPGTMVDRIVPASTPATLAVAQAELGARDLAAVHGEPYRQWVIEDRFPGGRPAWEKAGAVLADDAGPWERLKLRSLNGVHSALAYLGAVAGRETIAAALEIPGMRPALERFVAEDVAGSFEPPPGVSVVGYGAGVLERFANPAIAHATRQVAMDGSQKLPQRVLHTIMDRRATGASPRWGALVVAGWMRFVQGRTDDGRSLDLDDPLAAEIRDRLAAAPSTPRGVVDALFGLDAVFPAELAADETVRELVIEWLTALDRHGVEATLAGAA; encoded by the coding sequence ATGGCGGTGACCACGGCGCCGCTGCTCGGGCTGGCCACCCTGGGCCGGCTGCCCGAGCAGAGCCGCCCGCTGCTGCGCCCCGGCTCCGTGCCCGCCGGGATCGTCCACCTCGGGCTCGGCGCGTTCCACCGGGCGCACCAGGCCGTGTACACCGAGGAGGCCGTCGCGGCCGCCGGCGGCGACTGGGGCATCGTCGGCGTCTCGCCGCGCTCGGGCACCATCGTCGCCGACCTGCTGGCGCAGGACCGGCTGTTCAGCGTGACGACCCTGTCCGGCGCGGGCCCGCGTACCCGGGTGATCGGCGCCCTGGCCGGCGTCCGGCACGCCGCGGCCGACCCGGGCGGCATCCTCGCACTGCTCGCCGACCCGGCGATCCGGGTGGTGACGCTGACCGTCACCGAGAAGGCGCACCGGCTCGACCCGGTGACCGGCGAGCTGGCGGTCGACGCCGCGCTGCTGACCGACCTGGCCGCCGCCGGGCCGCCGGCCACCATTCCCGGGCTGCTGGTCCGGGGCCTGCTCGCCCGCTACCGCGCCGACGCGGGCCCGCTCGCCGTGGTGAGCTGCGACAACTTCGCGTCGAACGGGCGGCGGCTGCACGGGATGGTCGAGCAGGCCCGGGTGCTGGTGCCCGGCGCCACCGGCGGCTTCGGCGACTGGCTGCGCGACAGCGTCACGTTCCCCGGCACCATGGTCGACCGGATCGTGCCCGCGAGCACGCCGGCCACCCTGGCCGTCGCGCAGGCCGAGCTCGGCGCGCGCGACCTGGCCGCGGTGCACGGGGAGCCGTACCGGCAGTGGGTGATCGAGGACCGCTTTCCCGGCGGGCGGCCGGCCTGGGAGAAGGCCGGCGCGGTGCTCGCGGACGACGCGGGCCCGTGGGAACGGCTGAAGCTGCGCTCGCTCAACGGCGTGCACTCGGCGCTGGCGTACCTCGGCGCGGTGGCCGGGCGCGAGACCATCGCCGCCGCGCTGGAGATACCGGGTATGCGCCCGGCGCTGGAGCGCTTCGTCGCCGAGGACGTCGCCGGCAGCTTCGAGCCGCCGCCGGGTGTCTCGGTCGTCGGCTACGGCGCAGGAGTGCTCGAGCGCTTCGCGAACCCGGCAATCGCGCACGCGACCCGGCAGGTGGCGATGGACGGCTCGCAGAAGCTGCCGCAGCGGGTGCTGCACACCATCATGGACCGCCGCGCGACCGGCGCGTCGCCGCGCTGGGGCGCGCTCGTGGTGGCCGGCTGGATGCGGTTCGTCCAGGGCCGCACGGACGACGGGCGGTCCCTGGACCTCGACGATCCGCTCGCCGCCGAGATCCGGGACCGGCTGGCGGCGGCGCCGTCGACCCCGCGGGGCGTCGTCGACGCCCTGTTCGGCCTGGACGCGGTCTTCCCGGCCGAGCTGGCGGCCGACGAGACGGTCCGCGAGCTCGTGATCGAATGGCTGACCGCCCTCGACCGGCACGGCGTCGAGGCAACGCTGGCCGGTGCCGCATGA
- a CDS encoding Gfo/Idh/MocA family protein, whose translation MTVRVALVGANGHGRSHRRRIAELEAAGVLRLVALADVRPIDGDPPVPPGVAVFTDHRELLATRPDVVVICTPPHTHLAIALDALDAGCDLLLEKPPVPTRAAHAVLAAAAAEAGRSCQVGFQALGSLAARHLFDAVGAGVLGDLSAVTTVASWRRDDAYYARAPWSGRRTVAGRPVLDGALVNPLAHAVMQSLAVAAAAGAGEPVLLEAERYRTRDIEVDDTAFARITFRGGLRLMAAVTLAGEEFIPGEVVVTGAAGRAVLEYPTDRLVMPGPAAPPGRVDLLENLIAHRRDPAGTPLVAPLVRTADFTTVVEALTGPGVPAPHLIDDAHVTSAGAPPGRVRVIGGINAVLREAAETMRLPAESGVAWAVPAFTESLLQTTG comes from the coding sequence ATGACCGTCCGGGTGGCGCTGGTCGGCGCGAACGGGCACGGCCGGTCCCATCGGCGCCGGATCGCCGAGCTCGAGGCGGCCGGGGTGCTGCGGCTGGTCGCGCTGGCCGACGTCCGGCCGATCGACGGGGATCCGCCGGTGCCGCCCGGCGTGGCCGTCTTCACGGACCACCGCGAGTTGCTCGCGACCCGGCCCGACGTCGTGGTGATCTGCACCCCGCCGCACACCCACCTGGCGATCGCCCTCGACGCCCTCGACGCCGGCTGCGACCTGCTGCTGGAGAAGCCGCCGGTGCCGACCCGGGCGGCGCACGCCGTCCTGGCGGCCGCCGCGGCGGAGGCGGGCCGGTCCTGCCAGGTCGGGTTCCAGGCGCTCGGCTCGCTCGCCGCGCGGCACCTCTTCGACGCGGTCGGTGCCGGCGTGCTCGGCGACCTGAGCGCCGTCACGACGGTGGCCTCCTGGCGGCGCGACGACGCGTACTACGCCCGCGCGCCGTGGTCGGGGCGGCGCACCGTCGCGGGCCGCCCGGTGCTCGACGGCGCCCTGGTCAACCCGCTCGCGCACGCGGTGATGCAGAGCCTGGCGGTTGCCGCGGCGGCGGGCGCGGGTGAGCCGGTCCTGCTGGAGGCCGAGCGGTACCGGACCCGGGACATCGAGGTCGACGACACCGCCTTCGCCCGGATCACGTTCCGCGGCGGACTGCGGCTGATGGCCGCGGTGACGCTCGCGGGGGAGGAGTTCATCCCGGGCGAGGTCGTGGTGACCGGCGCGGCCGGCCGCGCGGTACTGGAGTATCCGACCGACCGGCTCGTCATGCCCGGCCCGGCCGCGCCGCCCGGCCGCGTCGACCTGCTCGAGAACCTGATCGCGCACCGCCGGGATCCGGCCGGCACCCCGCTGGTGGCGCCGCTGGTGCGCACGGCGGACTTCACCACGGTGGTGGAGGCGCTGACCGGTCCCGGGGTGCCCGCGCCGCACCTGATCGACGACGCCCACGTGACCTCGGCCGGTGCGCCGCCGGGGCGCGTGCGGGTCATCGGCGGCATCAACGCGGTGCTGCGCGAGGCCGCGGAGACGATGCGGCTGCCCGCCGAGTCGGGCGTCGCCTGGGCCGTACCCGCATTCACGGAAAGTCTGTTGCAAACAACGGGATGA